The Paraburkholderia bonniea genome includes a window with the following:
- the ccmA gene encoding cytochrome c biogenesis heme-transporting ATPase CcmA encodes MMLAVEQLGLGRGGRMVLRQIEFVVQPGWALQIHGPNGSGKTTLLRLLAGLLAPSTGVIRWDGADTRAAPARWRSTLSYVAHANGVSDDLTVQEHLNFAAALSGVALRGAAVALTAALEGVGLERQRHMRAGQLSQGQRRRVALARLVLERKPLWLLDEPAAALDHTASAWLHEMLATHLQTGGIVVASTHQPLSTPTSQTQCFTLERTAQ; translated from the coding sequence ATGATGCTGGCGGTTGAGCAACTTGGGTTGGGGCGTGGCGGCCGGATGGTATTGCGTCAGATTGAATTTGTTGTGCAGCCTGGCTGGGCTTTACAGATTCACGGGCCTAACGGCAGCGGCAAGACCACTTTGCTGCGTCTGCTGGCTGGACTGCTGGCACCGAGCACCGGAGTGATTCGCTGGGATGGCGCGGATACGCGTGCTGCCCCGGCGCGCTGGCGCAGCACGCTGAGCTATGTCGCGCATGCGAATGGGGTCAGCGATGACCTCACGGTGCAGGAGCATTTGAATTTTGCCGCGGCGCTCAGCGGCGTGGCCCTACGGGGGGCTGCGGTGGCGCTGACAGCGGCGCTCGAGGGCGTTGGCCTTGAACGGCAACGTCACATGCGGGCCGGGCAGCTCTCGCAGGGCCAGCGTCGGCGCGTCGCACTCGCGCGCCTGGTGCTGGAGCGCAAGCCACTTTGGCTGCTTGACGAACCCGCGGCGGCGCTCGATCACACGGCCTCGGCATGGCTGCACGAGATGCTCGCCACGCATCTGCAGACGGGCGGGATCGTGGTGGCAAGCACGCATCAACCGCTCTCGACACCCACCAGCCAGACGCAGTGCTTCACACTTGAGCGGACCGCCCAATGA
- a CDS encoding NapC/NirT family cytochrome c: MRDLIKRYWRTINRPSAYFSLAFLTLGGFIAGVVFWGAFNTAMELTNTEAFCISCHEMRDNTYAELKSTIHFSNRSGVHAKCSDCHVPHNWTDKIARKMQASKEVWAKVFGVVNTREKFEAKRLELAEHEWSRFKANDSLECRNCHSFDYMDFTRQSPRAQEAHQRYLGTGEKTCIDCHKGIAHHLPDMTQAQADALARQAKVQPSHKP, from the coding sequence ATGCGTGATTTGATCAAGCGCTATTGGCGGACCATCAACCGGCCCAGCGCGTATTTCAGCCTGGCTTTTCTGACGCTAGGAGGCTTTATCGCTGGCGTGGTGTTCTGGGGCGCATTTAATACAGCGATGGAGCTGACCAATACCGAAGCGTTTTGTATTAGCTGTCACGAAATGCGCGACAACACCTATGCCGAGTTGAAGAGCACGATTCACTTCAGCAACCGCAGTGGCGTCCACGCCAAGTGTTCCGACTGCCATGTGCCGCATAACTGGACCGACAAGATCGCACGCAAGATGCAGGCTTCGAAGGAAGTCTGGGCGAAGGTGTTTGGCGTGGTGAATACCCGCGAGAAATTCGAGGCAAAACGGCTCGAACTGGCCGAGCATGAATGGAGCCGTTTCAAGGCCAATGATTCGCTCGAATGCCGCAATTGCCACTCGTTTGACTATATGGATTTCACGCGTCAGAGCCCGCGTGCACAAGAAGCACACCAGCGCTATCTCGGTACCGGCGAGAAAACCTGCATTGATTGCCACAAGGGCATTGCGCACCATCTGCCAGACATGACGCAAGCGCAGGCCGATGCACTCGCGCGGCAAGCCAAAGTGCAACCGAGCCATAAACCATGA
- a CDS encoding nitrate reductase cytochrome c-type subunit → MRVWIVLVAIALLLPTVQAQPVIPPVPFHDTLRGTTPLNEEAKPPLIAPTENRDVIRGRAYAQQPPTIPHKIDGYQLDRNANRCLACHARSRAAESGAVPLAISHYTDREGQTLGHLAPRRYFCTQCHVPQADIKPLVGNTFTDVADIRLPASAQSQKKK, encoded by the coding sequence ATGCGGGTCTGGATTGTCCTCGTTGCTATTGCGTTGCTGCTACCTACTGTGCAGGCACAGCCGGTCATTCCGCCTGTGCCATTCCACGACACCTTGCGTGGCACGACGCCACTTAATGAGGAGGCGAAGCCACCGTTGATCGCTCCGACCGAAAACCGCGACGTGATTCGCGGCCGGGCGTATGCGCAACAGCCGCCAACGATTCCACACAAGATCGACGGCTATCAGCTGGATCGCAATGCGAACCGCTGTCTGGCGTGTCACGCCCGCAGCCGCGCAGCGGAAAGCGGCGCAGTGCCACTGGCGATCTCGCATTACACCGACCGCGAGGGCCAGACGCTAGGGCATCTCGCACCACGGCGTTATTTCTGCACCCAGTGTCACGTGCCACAGGCCGATATCAAGCCGCTGGTGGGCAATACCTTCACTGATGTCGCTGATATCCGTCTGCCGGCCAGTGCTCAGTCACAGAAGAAAAAATAG